GCTGAAGGCCGTGTCGCGGCGCACGTGCCGCTGGCCGGCACGGATGAAGTCGCTGCCGCCGTGGCTGCGGCCAAGGCCGCGTTCCCGGCATGGGCCGAGACGGCCCCGCTCAAGCGGGCTCGGGTCATGTTCAAGTTCAAGCAGTTGCTCGATACGCATCATGACGAACTCGCCGAACTCATTACGCGCGAGCACGGCAAGGTGTTCTCGGATGCGAAAGGCGAGGTGATGCGCGGCATCGAAGTCGTCGAATTCGCTTGCGGCATTCCGAACCTGCTCAAGACCGACTACACGGATCAAATCGGCGGCGGCATCGACAACTGGAACTTGCGTCAGCCGCTCGGCGTTGTCGCCGGCATCACGCCGTTCAATTTTCCGATGATGGTGCCGTGCTGGATGTTCCCGATCGCGATCGCCTGCGGCAACACGTTCGTGCTCAAGCCTTCGGAGCGCGATCCGTCCGTCACCGTGCGCCTGGCCGAGTTGCTCGAGGAAGCGGGGTTGCCCGACGGCGTTTTCAACGTCGTGCACGGCGACAAGCAGGCCGTGGATGCGCTCATCGAGCATCATGACGTCGCGGCGCTCTCGTTCGTCGGTTCGACGCCGATCGCCGAGTACATCCATAGCGAGGCATCCAAGCGCGGCAAGCGCGTGCAGGCACTCGGCGGCGCCAAGAATCACCTCGTCGTCATGCCCGACGCCGATCTCGACCAAGCCGTCGATGCATTGATCGGGGCGGCCTATGGGTCGGCCGGCGAGCGCTGCATGGCGATCTCGGTCGCGGTGGCCGTCGGCCATATCGCCGATGAACTCGTCGAGCGGCTCGTGCCGCGCGTGAAGGCCTTGAAGATCAAGGACGGCATGCAAGCCGATGCCGAGATGGGTCCGCTCGTGACGGGGGTGCATCGCGACAAGGTGATCGGCTATATCGGAGCCGGCGTGGACGAAGGCGCCACGCTCGTCGTCGATGGCCGCGCTCATGAGGTGTCCGGTCAGGACGCGGGCTTCTTCCTCGGCGGCACGCTGTTCGATCACGTGAAGACGAACATGCGGATCTATCGCGAGGAGATTTTCGGTCCGGTGCTCGCCATCGTGCGCGTGCCCGACTTCGCAAGCGCGGTCGCGCTGATCAACGCGCACGAGTTTGCCAACGGTGTGTCGTGCTACACGACCGACGGCGGCGTGGCGCGCGCGTTCGCGCGTCAGATCCAGGTGGGCATGGTCGGCATCAACGTGCCGATCCCGGTGCCGATGGCATGGCATTCGTTCGGCGGCTGGAAGCGCTCGCTGTTCGGCGATCATCACGCCTACGGCGAGGAGGGCGTGCGCTTTTACACGCGCTACAAGAGCGTGATGCAGCGCTGGCCCGACAGCATCGCGAAGGGTGCCGAATTCACGATGCCGGTCGCGAAGTAAGGTCGAGCCGACGAGAAGCCCGGGCCCGCGCGCGGATTCGCGGATTCGTGTGGGCCTTCCCCATTTCATTCGATGCCGGATGGTGCGCGCGATGATGAGCGAAACGATTCCCGAAGGCGAGTTCGATTATGTAATCGTCGGAGCGGGCACGGCCGGCTGTGTGCTCGCGAACCGGCTCAGCGAAGACGCCGACGTCAGCGTCCTCCTGATCGAGGCGGGCGGCAAGGACGACTACCGCTGGATTCACGTGCCCGTCGGCTATCTCTATTGCATCGGCAACCCGCGCACCGATTGGCTCTATCGCACGTGCTCGGAAGCTGGGCTGGGCGGCCGTTCGTTGGCCTATCCGCGCGGGCGCGTGCTCGGCGGCAGTTCGTCGATCAACGGCATGATCTATATGCGCGGTCAGCGCGAGGATTATGACGAATGGGCACGCGCGACGGGCGATTCGTCGTGGTCGTGGGACGCCGTGCTGCCCATCTTCAAGCGCAGCGAGGATCACCACGGCGGGGCCGATGCCTGGCACGGCGCGGGCGGTCCGTGGCGTGTCGAAAAGCAGCGTCTCAAATGGCAAGTGCTCGACGCGTTTCGAGAGGCTGCGCAGCAGGCCGGGATTGCCGCTACCGACGATTTCAATCGCGGCGACAACAGCGGTGTCGGCTACTTCGAGGTCAATCAAAAGCGCGGAGTTCGTTGGAATGCGTCGAAGGCATTTTTGCGCCCGGCGCTCGACCGCCCGAATCTGACCGTCGTCACGGGCGCGCAAGTGCGGCGGCTGACGTTCGACGCAAAGCGCTGCACGGGCGTGGCTTGTCGCGGCGGCGCGACGGGCACGCGCGAGTTCGTCGCACGCGCGCGCGTTGAA
The sequence above is a segment of the Trinickia acidisoli genome. Coding sequences within it:
- a CDS encoding CoA-acylating methylmalonate-semialdehyde dehydrogenase → MSEADRSGVREVTHFIGGRTVAGTSGRFGDVFNPAEGRVAAHVPLAGTDEVAAAVAAAKAAFPAWAETAPLKRARVMFKFKQLLDTHHDELAELITREHGKVFSDAKGEVMRGIEVVEFACGIPNLLKTDYTDQIGGGIDNWNLRQPLGVVAGITPFNFPMMVPCWMFPIAIACGNTFVLKPSERDPSVTVRLAELLEEAGLPDGVFNVVHGDKQAVDALIEHHDVAALSFVGSTPIAEYIHSEASKRGKRVQALGGAKNHLVVMPDADLDQAVDALIGAAYGSAGERCMAISVAVAVGHIADELVERLVPRVKALKIKDGMQADAEMGPLVTGVHRDKVIGYIGAGVDEGATLVVDGRAHEVSGQDAGFFLGGTLFDHVKTNMRIYREEIFGPVLAIVRVPDFASAVALINAHEFANGVSCYTTDGGVARAFARQIQVGMVGINVPIPVPMAWHSFGGWKRSLFGDHHAYGEEGVRFYTRYKSVMQRWPDSIAKGAEFTMPVAK